From a region of the Drosophila virilis strain 15010-1051.87 chromosome 3, Dvir_AGI_RSII-ME, whole genome shotgun sequence genome:
- the Atg18a gene encoding WD repeat domain phosphoinositide-interacting protein 2 isoform X1, with translation MMSLLGRPDVDAGEVFVNFNQNITSLAVATSGSYSLYSLGSVDSTLDKIYNTKCDDLFLIERLFESSLVAIVSQRAPRKLKVCHFKKQSEICNYSYSNTILAVKLNRERLIVCLEESLYIHNIQDMKVVHTIRDTPCNQLGLCALSSSSEHCYLAYPGSVTAGEVQIFDAINLHAKTMIPAHDTPLAAIAFSPSGTEIATASERGTVIRVFSSQDGSRLFELRRGLKRCVSIVSLSFSTCAEYLVSSSNTETVHIFRLDRSAAESNDHGKQSSDDWMGYSFFRFLSKTVTSYLPTQVTDVFSQGRAFASVTLPEAGVRRMCAITTIQKQLRLLIASQDGYLYVYSIPSIEGAECQLIKRHDLRLDDSYAMDVKVDSTHHALGLNSNVSIGGAAGVPSAAAAAAAAAAAAAAASGGAGGDGKSTEKPTSSTSGGNAGTSYASAVKGDEPAGGASSST, from the exons ATGATGAGCCTGCTAGGGCGACCCGATGTGGATGCGGGCGAGGTGTTTGTCAACTTCAATCAAAACATAAC TTCACTGGCAGTGGCCACCAGCGGCAGCTACAGCCTGTATAGCCTGGGCTCTGTGGACTCCACGCTGGACAAAATCTACAACACAAAATGCGATGATCTATTCCTGATTGAGCGTCTGTTTGAGAGTTCTCTCGTTGCCATTGTGTCGCAGCGTGCGCCGCGCAAGCTGAAGGTGTGTCATTTCAAGAAGCAGAGCGAAATCTGCAATTACTCGTACTCGAACACAATTTTGGCCGTGAAGCTGAACCGTGAACGCTTGATTGTCTGCCTGGAGGAATCGCTCTACATACACAATATCCAGGACATGAAGGTCGTGCACACCATACGCGATACGCCCTGCAATCAGTTGGGCCTGTGTGCGCTCTCATCCTCGTCGGAGCACTGCTATCTGGCCTATCCGGGCAGCGTTACGGCTGGCGAGGTGCAAATATTCGATGCCATCAATTTGCATGCCAAGACAATGATACCCGCACATGATACACCGCTGGCGGCAATTGCGTTCAGTCCGTCGGGCACGGAGATTGCCACGGCCAGCGAGCGTGGCACCGTAATACGTGTGTTCAGCTCCCAGGACGGCAGTCGACTGTTCGAGCTGCGTCGCGGCCTCAAGCGTTGCGTCTCGATTGTCTCGCTCTCGTTTAGCACTTGCGCTGAGTATTTGGTCTCCAGCTCGAACACGGAGACGGTGCACATATTCCGCTTGGATCGCAGCGCTGCCGAGAGCAATGACCATGGGAAGCAGTCGAGCGACGATTGGATGGG TTACTCGTTTTTTAGATTCTTGAGCAAAACGGTCACCAGCTACTTGCCCACGCAGGTGACCGATGTGTTTAGCCAGGGGCGGGCCTTTGCATCGGTCACCCTGCCGGAGGCGGGTGTGCGACGCATGTGCGCCATAACCACCATACAGAAGCAGCTAAG ACTATTGATTGCCTCGCAGGATGGGTATTTGTATGTCTATTCCATACCCTCGATTGAGGGCGCAGAGTGTCAGCTAATCAAGCGGCATGATTTGCGTTTGGACGATAGCTATGCCATGGATGTTAAAG ttGATTCAACTCATCATGCTTTAGGTCTGAACAGTAATGTTTCCATTGGCGGTGCGGCCGGAGTGCCAagtgctgccgccgccgccgccgctgctgctgctgctgctgcggctgcttctggtggtgctggtggcgATGGCAAATCTACTGAAAAGCCGACCAGTTCAACGAGCGGCGGCAACGCAGGCACCAGCTATGCCTCGGCCGTTAAAGGCGATGAACCGGCTGGTGGCGCCTCGTCCTCCACTTAG
- the Atg18a gene encoding WD repeat domain phosphoinositide-interacting protein 2 isoform X2, whose amino-acid sequence MMSLLGRPDVDAGEVFVNFNQNITSLAVATSGSYSLYSLGSVDSTLDKIYNTKCDDLFLIERLFESSLVAIVSQRAPRKLKVCHFKKQSEICNYSYSNTILAVKLNRERLIVCLEESLYIHNIQDMKVVHTIRDTPCNQLGLCALSSSSEHCYLAYPGSVTAGEVQIFDAINLHAKTMIPAHDTPLAAIAFSPSGTEIATASERGTVIRVFSSQDGSRLFELRRGLKRCVSIVSLSFSTCAEYLVSSSNTETVHIFRLDRSAAESNDHGKQSSDDWMGFLSKTVTSYLPTQVTDVFSQGRAFASVTLPEAGVRRMCAITTIQKQLRLLIASQDGYLYVYSIPSIEGAECQLIKRHDLRLDDSYAMDVKVDSTHHALGLNSNVSIGGAAGVPSAAAAAAAAAAAAAAASGGAGGDGKSTEKPTSSTSGGNAGTSYASAVKGDEPAGGASSST is encoded by the exons ATGATGAGCCTGCTAGGGCGACCCGATGTGGATGCGGGCGAGGTGTTTGTCAACTTCAATCAAAACATAAC TTCACTGGCAGTGGCCACCAGCGGCAGCTACAGCCTGTATAGCCTGGGCTCTGTGGACTCCACGCTGGACAAAATCTACAACACAAAATGCGATGATCTATTCCTGATTGAGCGTCTGTTTGAGAGTTCTCTCGTTGCCATTGTGTCGCAGCGTGCGCCGCGCAAGCTGAAGGTGTGTCATTTCAAGAAGCAGAGCGAAATCTGCAATTACTCGTACTCGAACACAATTTTGGCCGTGAAGCTGAACCGTGAACGCTTGATTGTCTGCCTGGAGGAATCGCTCTACATACACAATATCCAGGACATGAAGGTCGTGCACACCATACGCGATACGCCCTGCAATCAGTTGGGCCTGTGTGCGCTCTCATCCTCGTCGGAGCACTGCTATCTGGCCTATCCGGGCAGCGTTACGGCTGGCGAGGTGCAAATATTCGATGCCATCAATTTGCATGCCAAGACAATGATACCCGCACATGATACACCGCTGGCGGCAATTGCGTTCAGTCCGTCGGGCACGGAGATTGCCACGGCCAGCGAGCGTGGCACCGTAATACGTGTGTTCAGCTCCCAGGACGGCAGTCGACTGTTCGAGCTGCGTCGCGGCCTCAAGCGTTGCGTCTCGATTGTCTCGCTCTCGTTTAGCACTTGCGCTGAGTATTTGGTCTCCAGCTCGAACACGGAGACGGTGCACATATTCCGCTTGGATCGCAGCGCTGCCGAGAGCAATGACCATGGGAAGCAGTCGAGCGACGATTGGATGGG ATTCTTGAGCAAAACGGTCACCAGCTACTTGCCCACGCAGGTGACCGATGTGTTTAGCCAGGGGCGGGCCTTTGCATCGGTCACCCTGCCGGAGGCGGGTGTGCGACGCATGTGCGCCATAACCACCATACAGAAGCAGCTAAG ACTATTGATTGCCTCGCAGGATGGGTATTTGTATGTCTATTCCATACCCTCGATTGAGGGCGCAGAGTGTCAGCTAATCAAGCGGCATGATTTGCGTTTGGACGATAGCTATGCCATGGATGTTAAAG ttGATTCAACTCATCATGCTTTAGGTCTGAACAGTAATGTTTCCATTGGCGGTGCGGCCGGAGTGCCAagtgctgccgccgccgccgccgctgctgctgctgctgctgcggctgcttctggtggtgctggtggcgATGGCAAATCTACTGAAAAGCCGACCAGTTCAACGAGCGGCGGCAACGCAGGCACCAGCTATGCCTCGGCCGTTAAAGGCGATGAACCGGCTGGTGGCGCCTCGTCCTCCACTTAG
- the Atg18a gene encoding WD repeat domain phosphoinositide-interacting protein 2 isoform X3 gives MMSLLGRPDVDAGEVFVNFNQNITSLAVATSGSYSLYSLGSVDSTLDKIYNTKCDDLFLIERLFESSLVAIVSQRAPRKLKVCHFKKQSEICNYSYSNTILAVKLNRERLIVCLEESLYIHNIQDMKVVHTIRDTPCNQLGLCALSSSSEHCYLAYPGSVTAGEVQIFDAINLHAKTMIPAHDTPLAAIAFSPSGTEIATASERGTVIRVFSSQDGSRLFELRRGLKRCVSIVSLSFSTCAEYLVSSSNTETVHIFRLDRSAAESNDHGKQSSDDWMGYSFFRFLSKTVTSYLPTQVTDVFSQGRAFASVTLPEAGVRRMCAITTIQKQLRLLIASQDGYLYVYSIPSIEGAECQLIKRHDLRLDDSYAMDVKGLNSNVSIGGAAGVPSAAAAAAAAAAAAAAASGGAGGDGKSTEKPTSSTSGGNAGTSYASAVKGDEPAGGASSST, from the exons ATGATGAGCCTGCTAGGGCGACCCGATGTGGATGCGGGCGAGGTGTTTGTCAACTTCAATCAAAACATAAC TTCACTGGCAGTGGCCACCAGCGGCAGCTACAGCCTGTATAGCCTGGGCTCTGTGGACTCCACGCTGGACAAAATCTACAACACAAAATGCGATGATCTATTCCTGATTGAGCGTCTGTTTGAGAGTTCTCTCGTTGCCATTGTGTCGCAGCGTGCGCCGCGCAAGCTGAAGGTGTGTCATTTCAAGAAGCAGAGCGAAATCTGCAATTACTCGTACTCGAACACAATTTTGGCCGTGAAGCTGAACCGTGAACGCTTGATTGTCTGCCTGGAGGAATCGCTCTACATACACAATATCCAGGACATGAAGGTCGTGCACACCATACGCGATACGCCCTGCAATCAGTTGGGCCTGTGTGCGCTCTCATCCTCGTCGGAGCACTGCTATCTGGCCTATCCGGGCAGCGTTACGGCTGGCGAGGTGCAAATATTCGATGCCATCAATTTGCATGCCAAGACAATGATACCCGCACATGATACACCGCTGGCGGCAATTGCGTTCAGTCCGTCGGGCACGGAGATTGCCACGGCCAGCGAGCGTGGCACCGTAATACGTGTGTTCAGCTCCCAGGACGGCAGTCGACTGTTCGAGCTGCGTCGCGGCCTCAAGCGTTGCGTCTCGATTGTCTCGCTCTCGTTTAGCACTTGCGCTGAGTATTTGGTCTCCAGCTCGAACACGGAGACGGTGCACATATTCCGCTTGGATCGCAGCGCTGCCGAGAGCAATGACCATGGGAAGCAGTCGAGCGACGATTGGATGGG TTACTCGTTTTTTAGATTCTTGAGCAAAACGGTCACCAGCTACTTGCCCACGCAGGTGACCGATGTGTTTAGCCAGGGGCGGGCCTTTGCATCGGTCACCCTGCCGGAGGCGGGTGTGCGACGCATGTGCGCCATAACCACCATACAGAAGCAGCTAAG ACTATTGATTGCCTCGCAGGATGGGTATTTGTATGTCTATTCCATACCCTCGATTGAGGGCGCAGAGTGTCAGCTAATCAAGCGGCATGATTTGCGTTTGGACGATAGCTATGCCATGGATGTTAAAG GTCTGAACAGTAATGTTTCCATTGGCGGTGCGGCCGGAGTGCCAagtgctgccgccgccgccgccgctgctgctgctgctgctgcggctgcttctggtggtgctggtggcgATGGCAAATCTACTGAAAAGCCGACCAGTTCAACGAGCGGCGGCAACGCAGGCACCAGCTATGCCTCGGCCGTTAAAGGCGATGAACCGGCTGGTGGCGCCTCGTCCTCCACTTAG
- the Atg18a gene encoding WD repeat domain phosphoinositide-interacting protein 2 isoform X4, with translation MMSLLGRPDVDAGEVFVNFNQNITSLAVATSGSYSLYSLGSVDSTLDKIYNTKCDDLFLIERLFESSLVAIVSQRAPRKLKVCHFKKQSEICNYSYSNTILAVKLNRERLIVCLEESLYIHNIQDMKVVHTIRDTPCNQLGLCALSSSSEHCYLAYPGSVTAGEVQIFDAINLHAKTMIPAHDTPLAAIAFSPSGTEIATASERGTVIRVFSSQDGSRLFELRRGLKRCVSIVSLSFSTCAEYLVSSSNTETVHIFRLDRSAAESNDHGKQSSDDWMGFLSKTVTSYLPTQVTDVFSQGRAFASVTLPEAGVRRMCAITTIQKQLRLLIASQDGYLYVYSIPSIEGAECQLIKRHDLRLDDSYAMDVKGLNSNVSIGGAAGVPSAAAAAAAAAAAAAAASGGAGGDGKSTEKPTSSTSGGNAGTSYASAVKGDEPAGGASSST, from the exons ATGATGAGCCTGCTAGGGCGACCCGATGTGGATGCGGGCGAGGTGTTTGTCAACTTCAATCAAAACATAAC TTCACTGGCAGTGGCCACCAGCGGCAGCTACAGCCTGTATAGCCTGGGCTCTGTGGACTCCACGCTGGACAAAATCTACAACACAAAATGCGATGATCTATTCCTGATTGAGCGTCTGTTTGAGAGTTCTCTCGTTGCCATTGTGTCGCAGCGTGCGCCGCGCAAGCTGAAGGTGTGTCATTTCAAGAAGCAGAGCGAAATCTGCAATTACTCGTACTCGAACACAATTTTGGCCGTGAAGCTGAACCGTGAACGCTTGATTGTCTGCCTGGAGGAATCGCTCTACATACACAATATCCAGGACATGAAGGTCGTGCACACCATACGCGATACGCCCTGCAATCAGTTGGGCCTGTGTGCGCTCTCATCCTCGTCGGAGCACTGCTATCTGGCCTATCCGGGCAGCGTTACGGCTGGCGAGGTGCAAATATTCGATGCCATCAATTTGCATGCCAAGACAATGATACCCGCACATGATACACCGCTGGCGGCAATTGCGTTCAGTCCGTCGGGCACGGAGATTGCCACGGCCAGCGAGCGTGGCACCGTAATACGTGTGTTCAGCTCCCAGGACGGCAGTCGACTGTTCGAGCTGCGTCGCGGCCTCAAGCGTTGCGTCTCGATTGTCTCGCTCTCGTTTAGCACTTGCGCTGAGTATTTGGTCTCCAGCTCGAACACGGAGACGGTGCACATATTCCGCTTGGATCGCAGCGCTGCCGAGAGCAATGACCATGGGAAGCAGTCGAGCGACGATTGGATGGG ATTCTTGAGCAAAACGGTCACCAGCTACTTGCCCACGCAGGTGACCGATGTGTTTAGCCAGGGGCGGGCCTTTGCATCGGTCACCCTGCCGGAGGCGGGTGTGCGACGCATGTGCGCCATAACCACCATACAGAAGCAGCTAAG ACTATTGATTGCCTCGCAGGATGGGTATTTGTATGTCTATTCCATACCCTCGATTGAGGGCGCAGAGTGTCAGCTAATCAAGCGGCATGATTTGCGTTTGGACGATAGCTATGCCATGGATGTTAAAG GTCTGAACAGTAATGTTTCCATTGGCGGTGCGGCCGGAGTGCCAagtgctgccgccgccgccgccgctgctgctgctgctgctgcggctgcttctggtggtgctggtggcgATGGCAAATCTACTGAAAAGCCGACCAGTTCAACGAGCGGCGGCAACGCAGGCACCAGCTATGCCTCGGCCGTTAAAGGCGATGAACCGGCTGGTGGCGCCTCGTCCTCCACTTAG
- the Atg18a gene encoding WD repeat domain phosphoinositide-interacting protein 2 isoform X5, whose product MMSLLGRPDVDAGEVFVNFNQNITSLAVATSGSYSLYSLGSVDSTLDKIYNTKCDDLFLIERLFESSLVAIVSQRAPRKLKVCHFKKQSEICNYSYSNTILAVKLNRERLIVCLEESLYIHNIQDMKVVHTIRDTPCNQLGLCALSSSSEHCYLAYPGSVTAGEVQIFDAINLHAKTMIPAHDTPLAAIAFSPSGTEIATASERGTVIRVFSSQDGSRLFELRRGLKRCVSIVSLSFSTCAEYLVSSSNTETVHIFRLDRSAAESNDHGKQSSDDWMGYSFFRFLSKTVTSYLPTQVTDVFSQGRAFASVTLPEAGVRRMCAITTIQKQLRLLIASQDGYLYVYSIPSIEGAECQLIKRHDLRLDDSYAMDVKGA is encoded by the exons ATGATGAGCCTGCTAGGGCGACCCGATGTGGATGCGGGCGAGGTGTTTGTCAACTTCAATCAAAACATAAC TTCACTGGCAGTGGCCACCAGCGGCAGCTACAGCCTGTATAGCCTGGGCTCTGTGGACTCCACGCTGGACAAAATCTACAACACAAAATGCGATGATCTATTCCTGATTGAGCGTCTGTTTGAGAGTTCTCTCGTTGCCATTGTGTCGCAGCGTGCGCCGCGCAAGCTGAAGGTGTGTCATTTCAAGAAGCAGAGCGAAATCTGCAATTACTCGTACTCGAACACAATTTTGGCCGTGAAGCTGAACCGTGAACGCTTGATTGTCTGCCTGGAGGAATCGCTCTACATACACAATATCCAGGACATGAAGGTCGTGCACACCATACGCGATACGCCCTGCAATCAGTTGGGCCTGTGTGCGCTCTCATCCTCGTCGGAGCACTGCTATCTGGCCTATCCGGGCAGCGTTACGGCTGGCGAGGTGCAAATATTCGATGCCATCAATTTGCATGCCAAGACAATGATACCCGCACATGATACACCGCTGGCGGCAATTGCGTTCAGTCCGTCGGGCACGGAGATTGCCACGGCCAGCGAGCGTGGCACCGTAATACGTGTGTTCAGCTCCCAGGACGGCAGTCGACTGTTCGAGCTGCGTCGCGGCCTCAAGCGTTGCGTCTCGATTGTCTCGCTCTCGTTTAGCACTTGCGCTGAGTATTTGGTCTCCAGCTCGAACACGGAGACGGTGCACATATTCCGCTTGGATCGCAGCGCTGCCGAGAGCAATGACCATGGGAAGCAGTCGAGCGACGATTGGATGGG TTACTCGTTTTTTAGATTCTTGAGCAAAACGGTCACCAGCTACTTGCCCACGCAGGTGACCGATGTGTTTAGCCAGGGGCGGGCCTTTGCATCGGTCACCCTGCCGGAGGCGGGTGTGCGACGCATGTGCGCCATAACCACCATACAGAAGCAGCTAAG ACTATTGATTGCCTCGCAGGATGGGTATTTGTATGTCTATTCCATACCCTCGATTGAGGGCGCAGAGTGTCAGCTAATCAAGCGGCATGATTTGCGTTTGGACGATAGCTATGCCATGGATGTTAAAGGTGcttaa